The following are encoded in a window of Telmatobacter sp. DSM 110680 genomic DNA:
- a CDS encoding peptidylprolyl isomerase, whose translation MRFRINSFASTLAIAVASMTAVGQEVPKPVEPALPDAPQATAAAMIHPNGPTVIMDTSMGRITCHFFEKQAPKAVANFIALAQGTKDWVDPQTQKTMHNKPLYDGTIFHRVIPEFMIQGGDPTGTGAGDPGFSFEDEFDPNLNFDVPGRLAMANSGPGTNGTQFFITEVPTEHLNQHHTIFGQCDDPSVNVVKTIARVERDPDDKPVTPVVLKKVTIVPEGQSVPPDPNAAAKPSPAPQP comes from the coding sequence ATGAGATTCAGAATCAATTCTTTCGCGTCGACCCTTGCCATCGCTGTTGCATCGATGACCGCAGTAGGGCAAGAAGTTCCAAAACCAGTTGAACCGGCACTTCCCGATGCTCCCCAGGCAACGGCCGCGGCTATGATCCATCCCAATGGACCGACGGTGATTATGGATACGTCGATGGGGCGCATCACCTGCCATTTTTTTGAAAAGCAAGCGCCGAAAGCGGTGGCGAACTTTATCGCACTCGCGCAAGGCACAAAAGACTGGGTCGATCCGCAGACTCAGAAGACGATGCACAACAAGCCGCTGTACGACGGAACGATTTTCCATCGCGTGATTCCAGAGTTCATGATCCAGGGCGGCGATCCTACGGGAACTGGCGCGGGCGATCCAGGATTCTCGTTTGAAGATGAGTTTGATCCGAACTTGAATTTTGATGTGCCGGGACGGCTGGCGATGGCGAATTCCGGACCTGGAACCAATGGAACTCAGTTTTTTATCACCGAGGTGCCGACCGAGCACTTGAACCAGCACCACACAATCTTCGGGCAGTGCGATGATCCGAGCGTGAATGTGGTGAAGACGATTGCGCGGGTTGAACGCGATCCGGATGACAAGCCGGTAACTCCGGTGGTGCTGAAGAAAGTCACAATTGTTCCAGAAGGCCAATCTGTCCCGCCTGATCCAAATGCAGCAGCTAAGCCTTCACCTGCCCCTCAACCGTAG
- a CDS encoding DUF1501 domain-containing protein, which produces MQMNRRFFLHKGALAVAGTTALPGFLVRSVLAETAGTANRRMVVIFQRGAADGLNVVVPYREKNYYAMRPSIAIPQNQVIDLDGFFGLHPAMTSFKPMFDAGQLAIVHAAGSPDMSRSHFDAQDFMESGTPGIKSTEDGWLNRALQAEDQNRRRRQETAFRALALGPEVPRTLAGKIPAIALNNVNSFSVAGRGPAPSPAANAFEAMYGSSGDHIFHAAGEETFEAVKMLRAANPAQYQPAAGVDYPNSEFGNRMKQVAQLLKSNLGVEAAFTDIGGWDTHQNQGSVDGQLSQRLRDFSESIAAFWRDMGDDAENITVVTMSEFGRTAHENGTGGTDHGHANAMFVLGGNVKGGKVYGKWPGLNNDQLNEGRDLALTTDYRQVLGEVVSKSIGASNMDLVFPGARIAPNGFLQLV; this is translated from the coding sequence ATGCAAATGAATCGACGGTTCTTTCTTCATAAGGGTGCGCTGGCAGTCGCGGGCACGACCGCGCTACCCGGTTTTCTGGTGCGATCGGTGTTGGCTGAGACGGCGGGCACGGCCAATCGCCGCATGGTGGTGATCTTTCAGCGTGGAGCGGCGGACGGCCTTAATGTCGTAGTTCCCTATCGCGAGAAGAACTATTATGCGATGCGTCCGAGCATTGCGATCCCGCAAAACCAGGTAATCGATCTCGACGGATTTTTCGGACTGCATCCGGCGATGACAAGCTTTAAACCGATGTTTGACGCGGGGCAGCTGGCGATTGTGCATGCTGCTGGTTCCCCGGATATGTCGCGGTCACACTTTGACGCGCAAGATTTTATGGAGTCTGGCACTCCGGGAATCAAGAGCACCGAAGATGGGTGGCTGAATCGCGCGCTGCAGGCGGAAGATCAGAATCGACGGCGGCGGCAGGAGACCGCGTTTCGCGCTCTGGCCCTGGGACCGGAAGTTCCGCGCACGCTGGCGGGAAAAATTCCGGCAATCGCGCTGAACAACGTGAACAGTTTTTCGGTGGCTGGCCGAGGACCTGCGCCGTCGCCTGCGGCGAATGCATTTGAAGCGATGTACGGAAGCAGCGGCGACCATATCTTTCACGCTGCGGGCGAGGAGACCTTCGAGGCGGTGAAGATGCTGCGCGCGGCGAATCCGGCACAGTATCAGCCGGCTGCAGGCGTGGACTATCCGAATTCGGAATTCGGCAATCGCATGAAGCAGGTGGCGCAGTTGCTGAAGTCGAATCTTGGCGTTGAAGCAGCATTCACTGATATCGGCGGATGGGATACGCATCAGAATCAAGGCAGCGTTGATGGACAGCTTTCGCAGCGGCTGCGTGATTTCTCGGAAAGTATTGCGGCGTTCTGGCGCGATATGGGCGACGACGCAGAAAATATCACGGTGGTGACGATGTCGGAGTTCGGGCGAACGGCGCACGAGAATGGCACGGGCGGCACCGACCACGGGCACGCCAACGCGATGTTTGTGCTGGGTGGAAACGTGAAGGGCGGCAAGGTATATGGAAAATGGCCGGGGCTCAACAATGACCAATTGAACGAGGGACGCGATCTCGCGCTAACCACCGATTACCGGCAGGTGCTCGGCGAGGTTGTGAGCAAGAGTATCGGCGCCAGCAACATGGATCTAGTGTTTCCCGGGGCACGGATTGCGCCCAACGGATTTCTCCAGCTGGTCTAG
- a CDS encoding peptidase S10: MRFIHLKNFPWRPAILSCALVCLAIAPARAVAQADKAPAATDPAAAGKDKSAPKISDDKAGLPPLPAEAHAAQTIQLDGKPLHYTVTVGALPTRDGDGKVAGEVVVTAFTVEGANRPVTFAFNGGPGAASVYLNFGAIGPKRVDAGNEGASPSDPANLVDNPGTWLDFTDLVFIDPIGTGFSRSTVDEATTKKLFYSTAPDIEYLSRIVYDWLVKNDRLSSRKYLVGESYGGFRGPRITHYLQSQLGVAMNGVVLVSPYLNPTIENDGDLSPLPWMMTLPSITAAHFEREKKLTPEAMADVIAYTQGEYATTLLKGRADEAATQKMIAHVTELTGLDPAFVKFSGGRIETGAYLREVHREEGKLGSVYDSNVTSYDPFPFAPEQRANDPILASIVAPLTTAMVDFVTRTVGWKVDARYNALSYDVGRHWDRDSAELRQGSVPDLREAVAADPKLRVLIVHGWNDLSCPFMGSVLTVNQMPLMGDPSRVSVREFPGGHMFYTRPDSRLALRKDVMDMYSKH; encoded by the coding sequence ATGAGATTTATACATCTGAAGAACTTCCCCTGGCGCCCCGCTATTCTCTCGTGCGCTCTTGTGTGCCTTGCGATCGCTCCTGCCCGCGCTGTGGCGCAGGCCGATAAGGCACCCGCAGCAACCGATCCAGCCGCAGCAGGTAAAGACAAATCCGCTCCGAAGATATCCGACGACAAAGCCGGCCTGCCGCCGCTTCCTGCTGAAGCACACGCCGCGCAAACCATTCAACTTGACGGCAAGCCTCTGCACTACACCGTCACTGTCGGCGCACTGCCCACGCGCGATGGTGATGGCAAGGTTGCAGGCGAAGTCGTCGTGACAGCCTTCACTGTGGAAGGCGCAAATCGTCCCGTCACCTTTGCCTTCAACGGCGGCCCGGGCGCTGCATCCGTCTATCTCAACTTCGGCGCCATCGGTCCAAAACGCGTCGATGCTGGCAACGAAGGTGCAAGCCCTTCCGACCCCGCCAACCTTGTCGACAATCCCGGCACCTGGCTTGACTTCACGGATCTTGTCTTCATCGATCCCATCGGCACGGGCTTCAGTCGCTCCACTGTGGATGAAGCCACCACCAAGAAGCTCTTCTACTCGACCGCCCCCGACATCGAGTATCTCTCGCGCATCGTCTACGACTGGCTCGTCAAAAACGATCGCCTCAGTTCGCGAAAGTATCTCGTCGGCGAAAGTTACGGTGGCTTCCGCGGCCCGCGCATCACCCACTACCTCCAGTCGCAACTGGGCGTCGCCATGAACGGCGTGGTTCTCGTTTCGCCTTATCTCAACCCCACCATCGAGAACGATGGCGACCTCTCTCCCCTTCCATGGATGATGACGCTCCCCTCCATCACTGCGGCTCATTTCGAGCGGGAGAAGAAGCTTACTCCTGAAGCCATGGCCGACGTGATCGCGTATACCCAGGGTGAATATGCAACGACGCTTCTCAAAGGCCGAGCCGACGAGGCCGCCACGCAGAAAATGATCGCGCACGTCACAGAACTCACGGGTCTCGATCCGGCATTCGTTAAGTTCTCCGGCGGCCGTATCGAGACCGGGGCATATCTCCGGGAAGTCCATCGCGAAGAGGGCAAACTCGGCTCCGTCTACGATTCCAACGTGACTTCCTACGATCCATTCCCATTCGCACCAGAGCAGCGTGCCAACGACCCAATCCTCGCCAGCATAGTTGCGCCGCTCACCACCGCCATGGTGGACTTTGTCACGCGCACCGTCGGCTGGAAAGTCGACGCCCGCTATAACGCACTCTCGTACGACGTAGGCCGTCATTGGGATCGCGACAGCGCGGAATTGCGCCAGGGTTCGGTGCCCGATCTGCGAGAGGCGGTCGCCGCCGATCCAAAGCTTCGCGTCCTCATCGTCCACGGCTGGAACGACCTTTCGTGCCCCTTCATGGGCTCCGTTCTTACCGTTAACCAGATGCCACTTATGGGCGATCCGTCTCGAGTATCCGTGCGCGAATTTCCCGGCGGCCACATGTTCTACACCCGCCCCGACAGCCGCCTCGCCCTTCGCAAGGATGTAATGGATATGTACTCCAAACACTAA
- a CDS encoding ABC transporter permease, producing the protein MNPFTLFANKLSILFRRTRFRSELDEEMAFHRDQAEKDFIATGMPPQQAHTAAARQFGNATYLREQSHNLVTFRWETVAQDLRFALRQLRHNFGFALTAVFILALGMGVSVAIFSFVDAALIQPLPYIAPNRLMDVAENSSMFPRSNLSRADYEDWNRLNHSFSSLEAYGGTGYLLRTASGSEPVPAARVTSGFFRTLGVKLELGRDFRTGEDNPGGAKIVILTHGAWLRRFGGSTDIIGHSITLDGAAYTVVGILPRTFEFAPRAAAEFYVPLLDKNGCEQRRSCHNLFGVGRLRDGVTPQAAFQEMRAIAAQLEIQFPGSNKGQGAVVQPLSKIIIGPVRPVLLTLLAASGLLLLIASVNVASLLLVRSESRRREVAIRGALGATSARLSRQFVTEGLLLASAGCLAGLLVSNWAIAILKSLVPKSMADNLPFLSRVGFQTHAALFAASIAILTTGLMALTPILRLSFQDIREGLGEGGRSAAGRFWQRMGANLVVLELAVAVILLVGAGLLGKSFYRLLHVNLGIDPTHLATLQMAAPENSYPKPEQKVALFREITRRLSALPGVESVGITSDLPIQCNCDTDWIRIVGKPFHGEHNEVDERDVSPAYLPTLKARLIRGRLFAEDDDSSRSQKIVINEALAQKYFPGEDPIGKKVANGDLDPKSVREIIGVVANVREGGLDDDLWPTEYQAMYYSPGTFVAIAVRTAGDEKAVLPELIKTLHQLDPNLGTYGEITMTDQINSTQSALIHRFSTWLVGGFAIIALVLGVVGLYGVIAYSVSQRTREIGVRMALGAQRSTVYKMVMRQAGWLTLAGIGIGLGCAVGASMAMGKLLFGVQAWDAATLAAVAVVLGTASLAASFLPAHRAASVNPTEALRAE; encoded by the coding sequence ATGAACCCGTTCACTCTATTCGCAAATAAGCTCTCCATCCTATTCCGTCGCACTCGCTTTCGTAGTGAACTCGACGAAGAGATGGCCTTTCATCGTGACCAGGCCGAAAAGGACTTTATCGCTACTGGAATGCCTCCGCAACAAGCCCACACCGCCGCCGCGCGCCAATTCGGAAACGCTACCTATCTCCGTGAACAAAGTCACAACTTAGTCACGTTCCGCTGGGAGACGGTCGCGCAAGATTTGCGCTTTGCGCTGCGCCAACTTCGCCACAACTTCGGCTTTGCTCTCACGGCCGTCTTCATTCTCGCGTTGGGAATGGGCGTGAGCGTTGCGATCTTCAGCTTCGTCGATGCAGCGCTCATCCAGCCATTGCCGTACATCGCCCCCAATCGTCTTATGGATGTCGCGGAAAACAGCTCTATGTTTCCGCGCTCGAATCTTTCCCGTGCCGACTACGAGGACTGGAACCGCCTCAATCACTCCTTCAGTTCGCTCGAAGCCTACGGCGGAACGGGCTATCTGTTGCGAACCGCATCCGGCTCTGAACCAGTGCCCGCGGCTCGCGTCACCAGCGGCTTCTTCCGCACCCTCGGCGTCAAGCTGGAACTCGGCCGCGATTTCCGCACCGGCGAAGACAATCCAGGCGGCGCGAAGATTGTCATTCTCACTCATGGCGCGTGGTTAAGAAGATTTGGCGGAAGCACAGACATCATTGGACACTCGATCACACTGGATGGAGCGGCCTACACAGTGGTCGGGATTCTTCCTCGCACCTTCGAGTTTGCCCCCCGTGCCGCGGCCGAGTTTTATGTGCCGCTTCTTGACAAGAATGGCTGTGAACAGCGGCGCAGTTGCCATAATCTCTTCGGCGTTGGACGCCTCCGCGACGGAGTCACGCCCCAGGCCGCCTTTCAGGAAATGAGAGCTATAGCCGCACAACTGGAGATTCAGTTTCCAGGTTCCAACAAAGGTCAGGGCGCCGTTGTTCAGCCCCTCTCGAAAATCATCATTGGTCCGGTTCGCCCCGTGCTGCTCACGCTGCTCGCTGCCTCGGGCCTTCTGCTTCTCATTGCGTCAGTCAATGTTGCCAGTCTGCTTCTTGTCCGTTCCGAATCGCGCCGTCGCGAAGTTGCTATCCGCGGTGCGCTCGGCGCAACATCTGCCCGCCTTAGCCGCCAGTTTGTAACGGAAGGCCTTCTCCTTGCTTCCGCTGGATGCCTCGCCGGTCTTCTCGTGTCGAATTGGGCGATTGCAATCTTGAAGAGCCTTGTTCCTAAGTCAATGGCAGACAATTTGCCTTTCCTATCTCGCGTTGGATTCCAAACGCACGCAGCACTATTTGCAGCATCCATTGCCATTCTCACCACGGGGCTCATGGCTCTCACGCCGATTCTGCGCCTCTCATTTCAGGACATTCGAGAAGGCCTGGGCGAGGGTGGCCGCTCCGCTGCAGGACGCTTCTGGCAGCGCATGGGCGCTAATCTCGTTGTCCTCGAACTCGCTGTTGCCGTCATTCTTCTCGTAGGCGCCGGCTTGCTCGGAAAGAGTTTCTATCGACTGCTCCACGTCAATCTCGGCATCGATCCCACTCACCTTGCGACTCTTCAAATGGCCGCTCCCGAGAATTCATACCCCAAGCCCGAACAGAAAGTAGCGTTATTCCGGGAGATCACGCGACGTCTCTCTGCGCTGCCCGGCGTCGAATCTGTCGGCATCACCAGCGATCTGCCGATCCAGTGCAACTGCGATACCGATTGGATCCGAATCGTCGGCAAGCCTTTTCACGGCGAACACAACGAAGTCGACGAACGCGATGTTAGTCCCGCTTACCTCCCCACACTCAAAGCTCGCTTGATTCGAGGACGGCTCTTCGCAGAAGACGACGACTCCTCCAGGTCACAAAAAATCGTGATTAACGAAGCCCTCGCGCAGAAATACTTTCCCGGTGAAGATCCCATCGGAAAGAAAGTCGCCAACGGCGATCTCGACCCCAAGAGTGTTCGCGAAATCATTGGCGTGGTTGCCAACGTCCGCGAGGGCGGCCTCGACGACGACCTCTGGCCGACTGAATATCAAGCGATGTATTACAGTCCCGGCACGTTCGTCGCGATCGCTGTGCGCACCGCTGGCGACGAGAAGGCAGTCCTGCCCGAACTCATCAAAACATTGCATCAATTAGATCCCAACCTCGGCACCTACGGTGAGATCACCATGACCGATCAGATCAACAGCACGCAGTCTGCCCTGATCCATCGGTTCTCCACATGGCTGGTCGGCGGCTTCGCGATCATCGCGCTGGTTCTCGGAGTGGTCGGTCTTTATGGCGTCATTGCGTATTCCGTCAGCCAGCGAACCCGCGAGATCGGCGTCCGCATGGCCCTTGGAGCACAGCGCAGCACCGTGTACAAAATGGTGATGCGCCAGGCCGGATGGCTTACCCTTGCGGGCATCGGAATCGGACTTGGATGTGCAGTCGGCGCATCCATGGCAATGGGCAAGCTGCTGTTCGGCGTCCAGGCGTGGGATGCAGCGACCTTGGCCGCCGTCGCGGTCGTGCTTGGGACAGCTTCATTAGCTGCCAGCTTTTTGCCGGCCCATCGCGCAGCCTCTGTAAATCCGACTGAAGCCCTGCGAGCCGAATAG
- a CDS encoding PadR family transcriptional regulator, whose amino-acid sequence MKKPDLLPGTLDMLILKTLTRTPLHGYGIAQSIKRFSDDVLTVEEGSLYPALQRLLLQGWVKAEWKMTETNRRARFYTLTAAGRKQLGLEVSQFEQMIAAIGRVLSEPA is encoded by the coding sequence ATGAAGAAACCGGACCTGCTTCCCGGCACCCTCGACATGCTCATCCTTAAGACCCTCACGCGTACCCCTCTGCACGGATACGGCATCGCTCAATCCATCAAACGCTTCTCTGATGACGTGCTGACGGTTGAAGAGGGTTCGCTCTATCCCGCCTTGCAGCGGCTTCTCCTTCAGGGTTGGGTCAAAGCCGAATGGAAGATGACCGAAACCAATCGCCGCGCCCGCTTCTACACACTTACGGCGGCAGGTCGCAAGCAATTGGGCCTCGAAGTATCGCAGTTTGAACAGATGATCGCTGCCATTGGTCGCGTTCTGAGCGAGCCGGCCTGA
- a CDS encoding DUF302 domain-containing protein — protein sequence MNNLNQPTAVQPKASLSDYLAAERTLLAWIRTGLAMMGFGFVVARFGLFLQEMRVAQNHSPEQSYGMSLWFGTALIFVGVLVSIFAGWRHLRLVKELDRGKTTHTHPTAQAVGIAVLLGVVGLAMAIYLISVRNIAPPNGENGKGTSMNRMIDNGLVNLPSSHSVDETVEKLRGILTVKGVTLFAVVDHSDEATKAGMQMPNTKLLIFGSPRAGTPVMLAAPSIAIDLPLKILVAEDTSGKVWISYNSPQFLQERHGVPAELMKNLAVIEALANAAAV from the coding sequence ATGAACAATTTGAATCAACCTACGGCCGTGCAGCCCAAGGCGAGCCTCAGCGACTATCTTGCCGCGGAGCGCACGCTGCTGGCCTGGATACGCACCGGGCTGGCGATGATGGGATTCGGATTTGTGGTGGCGCGCTTTGGTTTGTTTCTGCAAGAGATGCGCGTAGCACAAAACCATAGTCCGGAACAGTCTTACGGAATGTCGCTGTGGTTCGGTACGGCGTTGATCTTTGTAGGAGTGCTGGTGAGCATCTTTGCGGGATGGCGTCATCTGCGGCTGGTGAAGGAACTCGATCGCGGAAAAACAACGCACACGCATCCCACGGCGCAGGCGGTTGGCATCGCTGTCTTGCTGGGCGTAGTTGGACTTGCGATGGCTATCTATCTGATCTCGGTGCGCAACATAGCGCCACCGAACGGAGAAAACGGAAAGGGGACATCGATGAATCGGATGATCGATAACGGACTTGTCAATTTGCCGAGCAGTCATTCGGTTGATGAAACGGTGGAGAAGCTCAGAGGAATTCTGACTGTAAAGGGCGTGACGCTGTTCGCCGTTGTGGATCATAGCGACGAAGCAACTAAGGCCGGGATGCAGATGCCGAATACGAAGCTGCTGATTTTCGGCAGCCCGAGGGCTGGGACGCCGGTGATGCTGGCTGCCCCGAGTATTGCCATCGATCTGCCGTTGAAGATTCTGGTCGCGGAGGATACGTCGGGCAAAGTTTGGATTTCCTACAACAGTCCGCAGTTTTTGCAGGAACGGCATGGCGTACCGGCTGAGTTGATGAAGAACCTGGCGGTGATTGAGGCGCTCGCGAATGCGGCGGCAGTCTGA
- a CDS encoding peptidylprolyl isomerase, with amino-acid sequence MALAPGTYATFKTSEGKIVVRLFESDAPITVKNFTELAEGKKEWVHPTTREKSSKKLFDGTIFHRVIPDFMIQGGDPAGTGMGGPGYRFEDETKGSPHKFDKPGKLAMANSGPGTNGCQFFITVAPTAWLTGNHTIFGEVVEGQDIADKISKVPRGGQDKPKTPVVLESVTIDRVA; translated from the coding sequence ATGGCACTCGCACCAGGAACTTACGCAACGTTCAAAACTAGCGAAGGAAAAATTGTTGTCCGCCTGTTTGAGTCGGACGCTCCGATTACTGTGAAGAACTTTACCGAATTGGCGGAAGGCAAAAAGGAATGGGTTCATCCAACGACGCGTGAAAAGTCTTCAAAGAAGCTTTTCGACGGAACGATTTTTCACCGCGTTATTCCCGACTTCATGATTCAGGGCGGCGATCCTGCGGGCACGGGCATGGGCGGACCGGGATACAGGTTCGAGGACGAAACGAAGGGATCACCGCACAAATTCGACAAGCCGGGCAAACTCGCCATGGCTAATTCCGGCCCCGGAACGAATGGTTGCCAGTTCTTCATCACGGTTGCGCCGACAGCGTGGCTCACCGGCAATCACACGATCTTTGGTGAGGTCGTGGAGGGGCAGGATATCGCCGACAAGATTTCAAAGGTTCCGCGCGGTGGTCAGGATAAGCCGAAGACGCCGGTCGTACTGGAGTCGGTAACGATTGATCGGGTGGCGTGA
- a CDS encoding ATP-dependent DNA helicase RecQ, translated as MTTPPNPENLVKLLNSVFGFARFRANQEPVCRAAIEGRDLLLVMPTGAGKSLCYQLPAIALGGTALVISPLIALMEDQVAKLVALTLRVARIHSGLDRSVSRQACVDYLAGALDFLFIAPERLRVPGFPEMLAKRPPALIAIDEAHCISQWGHDFRPDYRMLGQYLPALRNGSERVPILALTATATPTVQADIIAQLGMTSPARFIHGFRRDNLAIEVVELSVPQRASAICALLAHRDRRPAIVYATSRKHSESLAAELSQLMRAAAYHAGLDADTRERVQRAFQSGQLEVVVATIAFGMGIDKADIRTIIHAGLPGTLEGYYQEIGRAGRDGAPSRTFLMHSYADQRTHDFFLNRDYPPTDHLHQVFRMLGEDARPIDKLRSESKLTDEEFDKALEKLEIHGGARVDFGGNVTLGASGWKKTYAVQAQHRAEQFGKVLRFTTSSDCRMSALVRHFGDDADATQSCGVCDVCDPAGAILRLFRRATNTERAMAQSVIDELRAVDYKATGTLQRSLDPSGRTTRDDFEALLDAMIRASLIAIEDAEYEKDGEVKHYRKVHLTEAGLQTRNIASVELLLDDGIAEEFASPEAHNRARKTSKRDEVSAGHVTNRSTTQSTRRVESVLPHTLSADGEALAARLKEWRTGEAKRLRIPAYCVMHDRTLTAVAFVRPTNPRQLLEIDGIGPTKVEKFGPAIIEICEAKLITEN; from the coding sequence TTGACCACTCCACCCAATCCGGAAAACCTCGTTAAGCTTCTAAATTCGGTTTTCGGTTTCGCGCGCTTTCGCGCCAACCAGGAACCAGTCTGCCGCGCCGCCATCGAAGGCCGCGACTTGCTGCTCGTCATGCCCACCGGAGCAGGGAAGTCGCTCTGCTATCAGCTTCCCGCAATTGCACTCGGCGGAACAGCGCTTGTCATCTCGCCCCTCATCGCGCTGATGGAAGATCAGGTGGCGAAACTCGTCGCACTCACCCTGCGCGTTGCCCGCATCCACTCTGGCCTCGACCGCTCCGTCTCCCGCCAGGCCTGTGTGGACTACCTCGCTGGCGCATTGGACTTTCTCTTCATCGCTCCTGAACGCCTCCGCGTTCCCGGCTTTCCTGAGATGCTCGCTAAGCGTCCGCCCGCCCTCATCGCCATTGACGAAGCCCACTGCATCTCTCAATGGGGCCACGATTTTCGTCCCGACTACCGCATGCTCGGCCAATACCTTCCCGCGCTGCGCAATGGCTCAGAACGTGTTCCGATTCTCGCCCTCACCGCAACAGCCACGCCCACAGTTCAGGCAGACATCATTGCCCAACTCGGCATGACCTCGCCCGCCCGCTTCATTCACGGATTTCGCCGCGACAATCTCGCTATCGAAGTCGTCGAGCTCTCGGTGCCGCAGCGCGCCAGCGCGATCTGCGCTCTTCTTGCCCATCGCGATCGCCGTCCTGCCATCGTCTACGCCACCTCGCGTAAGCACTCCGAGAGCCTCGCTGCGGAACTGTCGCAGCTCATGCGCGCCGCTGCCTATCACGCTGGGCTAGACGCCGATACCCGCGAGCGCGTGCAGCGTGCTTTCCAGTCCGGCCAACTTGAGGTTGTGGTCGCAACCATCGCTTTCGGCATGGGCATCGACAAAGCTGATATTCGTACGATCATCCACGCCGGACTTCCCGGCACCCTCGAAGGCTATTACCAGGAAATCGGCCGCGCCGGTCGAGATGGCGCCCCCAGCCGCACCTTCCTCATGCACTCTTACGCTGATCAGCGCACCCACGACTTCTTTCTCAACCGCGACTACCCGCCGACCGATCATCTTCACCAGGTCTTCCGAATGCTGGGCGAAGACGCGCGGCCCATCGACAAACTTCGCAGCGAGTCAAAACTCACCGATGAAGAATTTGACAAGGCACTTGAGAAGCTCGAAATTCACGGCGGCGCACGAGTAGATTTTGGCGGCAACGTGACTCTTGGCGCGTCGGGCTGGAAGAAGACTTATGCTGTCCAGGCCCAGCACCGCGCCGAACAATTTGGGAAGGTCCTCCGTTTCACCACATCGAGTGATTGCCGCATGTCCGCCCTCGTCCGCCACTTCGGAGACGATGCCGATGCCACGCAGTCTTGCGGTGTCTGTGATGTATGTGATCCCGCCGGAGCCATTCTGCGTCTCTTCCGCCGCGCCACCAATACCGAACGCGCAATGGCGCAGTCCGTAATCGACGAACTTCGTGCCGTCGATTACAAGGCCACTGGAACATTGCAGCGTAGTCTAGATCCTTCTGGCCGAACCACGCGAGATGATTTCGAAGCGCTCCTAGATGCCATGATCCGCGCCAGCCTCATTGCCATCGAAGATGCAGAATATGAAAAAGACGGTGAAGTCAAACACTACCGCAAAGTCCACCTGACCGAGGCCGGTTTGCAGACCCGCAACATTGCGTCTGTCGAGTTACTGCTCGATGACGGAATCGCAGAAGAATTCGCGTCGCCTGAAGCCCACAATCGCGCTCGCAAGACTTCAAAACGCGATGAAGTTTCGGCAGGCCACGTGACAAATCGCAGCACGACCCAATCTACCCGTCGTGTGGAGAGCGTCCTTCCGCACACTTTGTCCGCGGACGGCGAAGCGCTCGCAGCGCGACTGAAAGAGTGGCGTACCGGTGAGGCCAAGCGCCTCCGCATCCCCGCCTACTGTGTCATGCACGACCGCACACTCACCGCAGTAGCCTTCGTTCGCCCCACCAATCCGCGCCAGCTTCTCGAAATCGATGGCATCGGCCCCACGAAGGTAGAAAAATTTGGCCCCGCGATCATCGAGATCTGCGAGGCCAAACTGATTACTGAAAACTGA